The DNA segment CCGTCCACTACTATCAGATCATCTGCCGCGAACATAACCGTCGCTGCGGCGGATTGAATTTTCCCCGCCTCACCATCGAAAGTCTGAACCTCGCCGAGTTGGTGCGTTTATTTGAAGTCAATGATTGGGAGGGCGTAGCGACCATTCTGCTAGCCGCCCTGCACCGCTTGAAAAACGCCGGAGCGGAATTTGCCGCCATCCTGGCCAACACTCCGCACAACGCCTACGAGCGCATCCAAACCGCGACACCGCTCAAAATCGTCACCATCATGGAAGCCACGGCGGTGGCCCTGAAACGGGCCGCCCACAAAAACGTCGCCTTGTTGGGCACCAAAGCCACCATGGAATTTGGCTTCTTCCAAAAATACTTTGCGACCGAAAACATTCAAACCGTCGTGCCTGACGCCGCGCAACGCCAGGAACTGGATCGCATTATCTGGGACGAACTTGCGCATGGTCAGCTCCGTCCCGAATCGCGGCAGGCGGCGTGCCGGATGCTCGCGACTTTGCAGGAACGCGGAGCGGAAGCGGTTGTGCTTGGTTGCACGGAGCTGTCGCTGTTGATTCAACCGGCAGACACGCAACTGCCTCTTTTCGACACCACAAAAATTCACGCGGAAGCGATTCTGGAATTTGCCAATTCCTCCGACGAACCACCAATCACTCCGACCACTCGGATCAACGCCGCCCGATCATGAGTTCACCGCAACGATCTTCCGAATCCGACCGTCCCGCCCAAGCGCCGATGCCGTCTCAATCCGAAGGCAGCGAAGACGAAATACTGGAGGCCTCAAGCCCCACGTGTTATCTGGGTGAATTCGAAAATCTTCTAAAACCACCGCCCAACATCCAAATCAAAAGCATCCACGAAGCTCCCGCTCCCTCTGACGGCACACGAGTTTTTGTCGAATGTGCCAAGCCTACGAAAGCGGAGCCCGTTCGCGACTCGACCGCTGATTGGCATCAACAACTCGCTCCCAGCGCTGGCTTGCGGGAGTGGTTCCTGGCCGATCCGCCAACGCGTTGGATTGAATTTCGCGAGCGCTATTGGAACGAACTCAACGGTCGGCAGGAAGCACTGTCACCATGCTATGCCGCCCTTCAGAACGGCGCGCTGGCATTGATTCATGACGGTTGCGACGCGCGCCATAATCCAGCCCTGGTGTTACGCGAATACCTGTTGGCCCACCTGCCTTGACACACGCACAGCGCAGCCCGAATTTTTGTTTCCATTTCACCTCGGCGGCTAATCCCGACTCCACGAACGACTGACTTGCAACTCAAAGCGACTAGGAACTGGCGCTGGTATAGCGGCGCACGGACCGACGCCAGATCCATTCCGAGGCCAGGGCGCATAAAATCGCCATGCCCACCAGCAGCCAGATGGAGGTGGGGGTCAGGCGATCGGTCAAGAGGCGCACGGGCACGTTGGAGACGAGCAACACAGGCAGCACAAAGGTGAATACGGAACGAAACACGCCGCCGCGTGGAAACGCTTCGTCGGGCATTCGGGCGATGTTGAACAGGTTGTAGTAGCCGTGGACAATCCCCTGGGCGCGCACGGTCCAGAAGCTGATCGCGGCGAGCGAGAACATCAGGCAGTAATGGATGCAAATCCCCAGCACGCAAAGTCCCAGAAAAATCAGCAAGCGCGACAGGGTCAGCGTCAGCCCGAGTTTTCCTCCGGCGTAAAGCATCACGATCACGGCAAAGGAGGCATTGACCAATCCGCCCAGATCGAGTTGCCGCAGGGAGAGCAGGAAGCGCGTGTTGACGGGCAGCATCAGCAGAAAGTCCAGTTTGCCGCTGCGCACCAGTTCGGAGAGGTTGAGGCAATTCACGAGGAAAAGGGTCTGGTAAAGTTGCTGGATGAAATGGCTCGCGCCGATCAATAGCACCACCTGCCATTTGGTCCAGGTGCCGATGGCTTCCGTGTGCAGGTAAAGCACGGAGATGAATCCAATCTGCATGGCAAACCAGGCAATCTCGACCACGATCCAGAGCAGGAAGTTGCCCTTGAACATCATTTCGCGGGTGACGGAATTTTTCAGCAGCGCCCGGTAAATCGCCAGGTAACGGCGGCCGCGTTGCAATCCATTGGTTGAAGGGGTCGTCATGTCAGCCTCCTGCCGCCGCGTATTTTTTGATGCCGCACCGCCACGCAAAGCGCGCCAACAGGTAGGCGACGAAAACCCAGGCGGCTTGCATCAACAAGCCGATGGCAAGTTCGCGCCCGGAGATTTTTTCCAGATAAATGGCCACGGGCAAATACAGTTGATAGGGAAACGGAGTGAAGTTCATCAAGAAAAAGCGGAGTGAGTCCGGCAAAATATCGAGCGGGAACATGTGGCCGCTGGCGATGTATTCCAGCGCGTACAGAATGAACACGAAGGTGGAGATTTCGAGCAACCAAAACGCCAGCATGGCCAGCGTGTAGGAGAGGAAAAATTGCAGCAGGGCGGTCAAGACCACCGAGA comes from the Verrucomicrobiia bacterium genome and includes:
- a CDS encoding amino acid racemase, which codes for MGLIGGLSPESTVHYYQIICREHNRRCGGLNFPRLTIESLNLAELVRLFEVNDWEGVATILLAALHRLKNAGAEFAAILANTPHNAYERIQTATPLKIVTIMEATAVALKRAAHKNVALLGTKATMEFGFFQKYFATENIQTVVPDAAQRQELDRIIWDELAHGQLRPESRQAACRMLATLQERGAEAVVLGCTELSLLIQPADTQLPLFDTTKIHAEAILEFANSSDEPPITPTTRINAARS
- a CDS encoding ABC-2 family transporter protein; this encodes MTTPSTNGLQRGRRYLAIYRALLKNSVTREMMFKGNFLLWIVVEIAWFAMQIGFISVLYLHTEAIGTWTKWQVVLLIGASHFIQQLYQTLFLVNCLNLSELVRSGKLDFLLMLPVNTRFLLSLRQLDLGGLVNASFAVIVMLYAGGKLGLTLTLSRLLIFLGLCVLGICIHYCLMFSLAAISFWTVRAQGIVHGYYNLFNIARMPDEAFPRGGVFRSVFTFVLPVLLVSNVPVRLLTDRLTPTSIWLLVGMAILCALASEWIWRRSVRRYTSASS
- a CDS encoding DUF488 family protein; amino-acid sequence: MSSPQRSSESDRPAQAPMPSQSEGSEDEILEASSPTCYLGEFENLLKPPPNIQIKSIHEAPAPSDGTRVFVECAKPTKAEPVRDSTADWHQQLAPSAGLREWFLADPPTRWIEFRERYWNELNGRQEALSPCYAALQNGALALIHDGCDARHNPALVLREYLLAHLP